The following proteins are encoded in a genomic region of Sesamum indicum cultivar Zhongzhi No. 13 linkage group LG8, S_indicum_v1.0, whole genome shotgun sequence:
- the LOC105167721 gene encoding uncharacterized protein LOC105167721 isoform X4 has protein sequence MNLFAGNGGVETSLSLSTSSSLDSQRDILNFCESGNPAGTLRTLNASKTEQHSLILVSTPVFRPSPTTTTAGFLYDLNDNSTSLRNISELPVEPASLTMLYAGCPSTTVFNDALSEKADGTMYMVGNTSTRLADSARICTRKTGYTPTVAMARRATLARFLEKRLHRMNQARTSHQLMGKSLNAAYSEVFNQAITRSNKKKNKSQITL, from the exons aTGAATTTGTTTGCAGGTAATGGAGGAGTTGAGACGTCCTTGTCTCTCAGCACAAGTTCTTCACTTGATTCACAGAGAGACATCCTCAATTTCTGCGAG AGTGGGAACCCGGCCGGCACCCTGCGCACCTTGAACGCCTCTAAGACAGAACAACATAGTCTAATTCTTGTCTCGACGCCGGTGTTCCGCCCCTCTCCGACCACCACAACCGCCGGATTTCTCTACGACCTAAACGACAACTCAACCAGCTTAAG GAACATTTCTGAACTCCCAGTTGAGCCTGCTTCGTTAACCATGCTATATGCGGGCTGTCCCAGCACTACTGTTTTCAATGATGCTTTGTCCGAAAAG GCTGATGGTACTATGTACATGGTTGGGAATACATCAACCAGGCTTGCTGACAGTGCAAGAATATGCACCAGAAAAACTG GGTATACTCCCACGGTGGCTATGGCTCGGAGGGCGACCTTGGCCAGATTTTTGGAGAAGCGGTTGCACCG CATGAATCAAGCAAGAACATCTCATCAACTCATGGGGAAATCACTCAATGCTGCCTATTCTGAAGTCTTCAACCAAGCTATTACCAGAagcaacaagaagaaaaacaaaagccaGATCACATTATGA
- the LOC105167721 gene encoding uncharacterized protein LOC105167721 isoform X1 — MEIDFLGLNSPKYVDVERQSCKNSFTDSGNGGVETSLSLSTSSSLDSQRDILNFCERQSGNPAGTLRTLNASKTEQHSLILVSTPVFRPSPTTTTAGFLYDLNDNSTSLRNISELPVEPASLTMLYAGCPSTTVFNDALSEKADGTMYMVGNTSTRLADSARICTRKTGYTPTVAMARRATLARFLEKRLHRMNQARTSHQLMGKSLNAAYSEVFNQAITRSNKKKNKSQITL, encoded by the exons ATGGAGATAGATTTTCTGGGTCTGAACTCACCCAAGTACGTCGACGTGGAGCGACAGAGTTGCAAGAATTCATTCACGGAttcag GTAATGGAGGAGTTGAGACGTCCTTGTCTCTCAGCACAAGTTCTTCACTTGATTCACAGAGAGACATCCTCAATTTCTGCGAG CGACAGAGTGGGAACCCGGCCGGCACCCTGCGCACCTTGAACGCCTCTAAGACAGAACAACATAGTCTAATTCTTGTCTCGACGCCGGTGTTCCGCCCCTCTCCGACCACCACAACCGCCGGATTTCTCTACGACCTAAACGACAACTCAACCAGCTTAAG GAACATTTCTGAACTCCCAGTTGAGCCTGCTTCGTTAACCATGCTATATGCGGGCTGTCCCAGCACTACTGTTTTCAATGATGCTTTGTCCGAAAAG GCTGATGGTACTATGTACATGGTTGGGAATACATCAACCAGGCTTGCTGACAGTGCAAGAATATGCACCAGAAAAACTG GGTATACTCCCACGGTGGCTATGGCTCGGAGGGCGACCTTGGCCAGATTTTTGGAGAAGCGGTTGCACCG CATGAATCAAGCAAGAACATCTCATCAACTCATGGGGAAATCACTCAATGCTGCCTATTCTGAAGTCTTCAACCAAGCTATTACCAGAagcaacaagaagaaaaacaaaagccaGATCACATTATGA
- the LOC105167721 gene encoding uncharacterized protein LOC105167721 isoform X2 has protein sequence MEIDFLGLNSPKYVDVERQSCKNSFTDSGNGGVETSLSLSTSSSLDSQRDILNFCESGNPAGTLRTLNASKTEQHSLILVSTPVFRPSPTTTTAGFLYDLNDNSTSLRNISELPVEPASLTMLYAGCPSTTVFNDALSEKADGTMYMVGNTSTRLADSARICTRKTGYTPTVAMARRATLARFLEKRLHRMNQARTSHQLMGKSLNAAYSEVFNQAITRSNKKKNKSQITL, from the exons ATGGAGATAGATTTTCTGGGTCTGAACTCACCCAAGTACGTCGACGTGGAGCGACAGAGTTGCAAGAATTCATTCACGGAttcag GTAATGGAGGAGTTGAGACGTCCTTGTCTCTCAGCACAAGTTCTTCACTTGATTCACAGAGAGACATCCTCAATTTCTGCGAG AGTGGGAACCCGGCCGGCACCCTGCGCACCTTGAACGCCTCTAAGACAGAACAACATAGTCTAATTCTTGTCTCGACGCCGGTGTTCCGCCCCTCTCCGACCACCACAACCGCCGGATTTCTCTACGACCTAAACGACAACTCAACCAGCTTAAG GAACATTTCTGAACTCCCAGTTGAGCCTGCTTCGTTAACCATGCTATATGCGGGCTGTCCCAGCACTACTGTTTTCAATGATGCTTTGTCCGAAAAG GCTGATGGTACTATGTACATGGTTGGGAATACATCAACCAGGCTTGCTGACAGTGCAAGAATATGCACCAGAAAAACTG GGTATACTCCCACGGTGGCTATGGCTCGGAGGGCGACCTTGGCCAGATTTTTGGAGAAGCGGTTGCACCG CATGAATCAAGCAAGAACATCTCATCAACTCATGGGGAAATCACTCAATGCTGCCTATTCTGAAGTCTTCAACCAAGCTATTACCAGAagcaacaagaagaaaaacaaaagccaGATCACATTATGA
- the LOC105167721 gene encoding uncharacterized protein LOC105167721 isoform X3: MNLFAGNGGVETSLSLSTSSSLDSQRDILNFCERQSGNPAGTLRTLNASKTEQHSLILVSTPVFRPSPTTTTAGFLYDLNDNSTSLRNISELPVEPASLTMLYAGCPSTTVFNDALSEKADGTMYMVGNTSTRLADSARICTRKTGYTPTVAMARRATLARFLEKRLHRMNQARTSHQLMGKSLNAAYSEVFNQAITRSNKKKNKSQITL; the protein is encoded by the exons aTGAATTTGTTTGCAGGTAATGGAGGAGTTGAGACGTCCTTGTCTCTCAGCACAAGTTCTTCACTTGATTCACAGAGAGACATCCTCAATTTCTGCGAG CGACAGAGTGGGAACCCGGCCGGCACCCTGCGCACCTTGAACGCCTCTAAGACAGAACAACATAGTCTAATTCTTGTCTCGACGCCGGTGTTCCGCCCCTCTCCGACCACCACAACCGCCGGATTTCTCTACGACCTAAACGACAACTCAACCAGCTTAAG GAACATTTCTGAACTCCCAGTTGAGCCTGCTTCGTTAACCATGCTATATGCGGGCTGTCCCAGCACTACTGTTTTCAATGATGCTTTGTCCGAAAAG GCTGATGGTACTATGTACATGGTTGGGAATACATCAACCAGGCTTGCTGACAGTGCAAGAATATGCACCAGAAAAACTG GGTATACTCCCACGGTGGCTATGGCTCGGAGGGCGACCTTGGCCAGATTTTTGGAGAAGCGGTTGCACCG CATGAATCAAGCAAGAACATCTCATCAACTCATGGGGAAATCACTCAATGCTGCCTATTCTGAAGTCTTCAACCAAGCTATTACCAGAagcaacaagaagaaaaacaaaagccaGATCACATTATGA